In one Streptomyces marincola genomic region, the following are encoded:
- a CDS encoding ATP-binding protein gives MPPRDPLSAITEAFTSLLFGRTETTRLPVRTSTGQAQAVYLPTAAPGLGDSGVIIGREVYSGKGYIYDPFQLYGQQLPAPHWLVLGESGNGKSALEKTYVLRQLRFRDRQIVVLDAQGEDGVGEWNLIAEELGITPIRLDPMAALDGNVRLNPLDPAITTTGQLALLRTIIEVALGRSLDERSGFALKVAHAYVNQTVADRQPILTDIVERLRHPLPEAADAMNVALDDVRAWGLDVALVLDRLVDGDLRGMFDGPTTVGIDLDAPLIVFDLSHIDRNSIAMPILMAIVGVWLEHTWIRPDRKKRIFLVEEAWHIINSPSVAQLFQRLLKFGRRLGLSFVAVVHHLSDVVDGAAAREAAAILKMASTRTIYAQKSDEARSTGQVLGLPRWAVEIIPTLTPGMAVWDVNGNVQVVKHLVTETERPLVFTDRAMTESSPVALVEDRLAAEEDPFEAETEQRVMSFEKRQGVG, from the coding sequence GTGCCGCCTCGCGATCCGCTGAGCGCCATCACGGAGGCGTTCACCAGTCTGCTGTTCGGCAGGACGGAAACCACCCGGCTCCCGGTGCGCACCTCCACCGGGCAGGCGCAGGCGGTGTACCTGCCGACGGCCGCGCCGGGGCTCGGGGACTCCGGGGTGATCATCGGGCGCGAGGTGTACTCGGGCAAGGGGTACATCTACGACCCGTTCCAGCTCTACGGGCAGCAACTGCCCGCGCCGCACTGGCTGGTGCTCGGCGAGTCGGGCAACGGCAAGTCCGCGCTGGAGAAGACGTACGTGCTGCGGCAACTGCGGTTCCGCGACCGGCAGATCGTGGTGCTCGACGCGCAGGGCGAGGACGGCGTCGGCGAGTGGAACCTGATCGCCGAGGAGCTGGGCATCACCCCCATCCGGCTTGACCCGATGGCGGCGCTCGACGGGAACGTCCGGCTCAACCCGCTCGATCCCGCGATCACCACGACCGGCCAGCTGGCGCTGCTGCGCACGATCATCGAGGTGGCGCTGGGCCGTTCGCTCGACGAGCGGTCGGGGTTCGCGCTGAAGGTCGCGCACGCCTACGTCAACCAGACCGTCGCCGACCGGCAGCCGATCCTGACCGACATCGTCGAACGGCTGCGGCACCCGCTGCCCGAGGCGGCCGACGCGATGAACGTCGCGCTCGACGACGTGCGCGCGTGGGGCCTCGACGTGGCACTGGTGCTCGACCGGCTGGTGGACGGCGACCTGCGCGGCATGTTCGACGGGCCGACGACGGTGGGCATCGACCTGGACGCGCCGCTGATCGTCTTCGACCTCTCGCACATCGACCGGAACTCGATCGCGATGCCGATCCTGATGGCGATCGTCGGCGTGTGGCTTGAGCACACGTGGATCAGGCCCGACAGGAAGAAGCGGATCTTCCTGGTCGAGGAGGCGTGGCACATCATCAACTCGCCTTCGGTGGCGCAGCTGTTCCAGCGCCTGCTGAAGTTCGGGCGCCGGCTCGGCCTGTCGTTCGTCGCCGTCGTGCACCACCTGTCCGACGTCGTGGACGGCGCGGCGGCCCGGGAGGCGGCGGCCATCCTCAAGATGGCGTCCACGCGCACGATCTACGCCCAGAAGTCGGACGAGGCAAGATCGACCGGCCAGGTGCTCGGCCTGCCGCGCTGGGCGGTGGAGATCATCCCGACGCTCACCCCCGGCATGGCGGTGTGGGACGTCAACGGCAACGTCCAGGTCGTCAAGCACCTGGTGACCGAGACGGAACGGCCCCTGGTGTTCACCGACCGCGCGATGACGGAGTCCTCGCCCGTCGCCCTGGTCGAGGACCGACTCGCCGCCGAGGAGGACCCGTTCGAGGCGGAGACGGAGCAGCGGGTGATGTCGTTCGAGAAGCGGCAGGGCGTCGGCTAG